The following nucleotide sequence is from Chloroflexia bacterium SDU3-3.
CGCGCCCTAGCCTTCCGCGACGACCGCACCGCCGACGTGAGCAGCTACGACGAGCTGAAGCAGCAGGTTGAGCGCGGCTTCGCGCGGGTCTACTGGGCTGGCACCACCGAGGACGAGCAGCGCATCCAGGATGAGTGCCGCGCCACCATCCGCTGCATCCCGCTGGACCAGCCCGAGGCCCCTGGCACCTGCTTCTACACCGGCAAAGAGACCAGCCAGATGGTGATCTTCGCCCGCGCCTACTAGCTACCAGCCATAGGAGAAACAGCGCGCCTGCTGGCGAGCAACTATTCCTCAGCAGGCGCGGTATACCTCCATGGCGGAGCTTCCGCCTGAGCTTGTTTTTCCATCACACCTTCTATTTGCAGGAGCAGCTTTATGGCAGCAGATTCACAGCGCCTCTTCGATTTTTGGTCTAGCCGCAAGGACAGCACGATTGAATCGCTTGCCCAGAGCCTGCGAGACAACTGCGGCCCCTACTATCAGAACCTCTCGCAGGATGAGCTTCTGAAGCGCGCCGCCGCCATCATCGACATCTGGCTCGATGTCCTCGTCCACGGCAAACCCGAGCGGCTGAGCAGCTTCAGCCAGCAGATCGGCACCACCCGCCTCTCCGAGGGCCTTGGCCCGAGCGTGATGATGAGCGTGATCGACCAGGTGCGCAAGGTGGTCTGGCAGGTGATGAGCGATTTCTACGTCAAGGGCGACTGGGATCTCGATCTGCTGCATACGAGCGAGGGCTGGATCCACGACATGCGGTCGAGCTTCACCGAGACCTATAACACCCACCTGCAGGAGGCCCAGCGCCAGCTGGAGGAGCGCGAGCACGAGATCGCCACGCAGAGCCAGATCATCCGCGAGACCGCCTCGCCGATCGTGCCGATCTACGACGGCATCCTGGTGATGCCGCTGGTAGGCGCGCTCGACTCGCTGCGGATCAGCCAGGTGATGGAGTCGGCGCTGGAGCATATCGTCGACAAGCAGGCCGAGGTGCTGATCATCGACATCACCGGCGTGCCGATCGTGGACACGGGCGTGGCCAACCACCTGCTGCAGATGGCGCGCGCCATCTCGCTGCTTGGCGCAGAGGTGGTGGTGGTGGGCATCGGGGCCGAGATCGCGCAGACGATCATCCAGCTGGGCCTCGATATGAGCGCGATCATGACCATGGCCAACCTTGAGGCAGGCATCGCCTACGCCCTTGAGCAGCGCGGGTTCGCCATCCGCACGATCAGCGAGCCGTGATCGACATCTTCGAGCACCTGAACGGCAGCGACACGCTGCTTGGCCCCGCCGAGGGCGAGCAGCCGCCCGACCTCGCCCAGCGACGCGTGCTCCACCGCCTCGGCGAGTATGTGGAGCACATCGTCCGCCCGCTGAACATGCGCCCCCGCTCGGCTGCCCTCCGCCACGAGGACGCCGAGCGGATCGAGGTGCGGGTCAGCACCGACGATATCCATATCATCGTGGTGATCGCGCCCGAGGGCGACCTGGCCGCCGAGCAGT
It contains:
- a CDS encoding STAS domain-containing protein, which translates into the protein MAADSQRLFDFWSSRKDSTIESLAQSLRDNCGPYYQNLSQDELLKRAAAIIDIWLDVLVHGKPERLSSFSQQIGTTRLSEGLGPSVMMSVIDQVRKVVWQVMSDFYVKGDWDLDLLHTSEGWIHDMRSSFTETYNTHLQEAQRQLEEREHEIATQSQIIRETASPIVPIYDGILVMPLVGALDSLRISQVMESALEHIVDKQAEVLIIDITGVPIVDTGVANHLLQMARAISLLGAEVVVVGIGAEIAQTIIQLGLDMSAIMTMANLEAGIAYALEQRGFAIRTISEP